A window of Mucilaginibacter paludis DSM 18603 contains these coding sequences:
- a CDS encoding adenylate/guanylate cyclase domain-containing protein — translation METNYLIHNPMPVVPDQEQHLAIMFLDIRNFTGLMESQPGQTVVQVVRRLFTAFNQIIKKFEGKVVEVAGDSLYAVFGLQTELKESVNNAYQAAKVMLQTVTLFNEAHSQPYDGGPLEIGVGLHAGKVFVGEFGLDDAPQLSVMGLPVNIASRLQAKTRELNNDLIISEDAYQLLDDAQAIVPHQNVQLQGISHGQQIRLAGKPYAKPQHSLDYLLAISR, via the coding sequence ATGGAAACTAATTACCTAATACATAACCCAATGCCCGTTGTGCCCGATCAGGAGCAGCACCTGGCCATCATGTTTCTTGACATCCGGAATTTTACTGGCCTGATGGAATCTCAGCCCGGCCAAACGGTAGTACAAGTTGTACGCCGTTTATTCACAGCTTTTAACCAGATCATCAAAAAATTTGAGGGAAAGGTAGTTGAAGTTGCCGGCGACAGTTTGTATGCCGTGTTTGGCTTACAAACGGAGTTGAAGGAATCGGTAAACAATGCCTACCAGGCGGCCAAAGTAATGCTGCAAACCGTTACCCTTTTTAATGAGGCACATAGCCAGCCTTATGATGGCGGACCATTGGAAATTGGCGTAGGCTTACATGCCGGGAAAGTTTTTGTTGGCGAATTCGGCCTGGATGATGCGCCGCAACTGTCGGTTATGGGTCTTCCGGTTAACATAGCGTCGAGGCTTCAGGCTAAAACCAGGGAATTGAACAACGATCTGATCATTTCAGAAGATGCCTATCAGTTATTGGATGATGCTCAAGCCATCGTACCACACCAAAATGTGCAATTACAGGGCATCAGCCATGGGCAGCAAATTCGTTTAGCGGGCAAGCCTTACGCAAAACCACAGCACAGCCTGGATTATTTGCTTGCCATATCGCGATAA
- a CDS encoding Y-family DNA polymerase, whose translation MQKRFMVIWFRHLLTDWLTLSRPELKELPLVFVAPEHNRIIVIAANAMAEAEGIHAGMALADAKALAIGLEVMDAIPNKADQLLRRLGLWCIRYTPLVAAASPNGLILDISGCAHLWGGERGYLKELINKLRNAGYNARGAIADTIGTAWAVARYGQLTPIIASGTQIQALTKLPPAALRLDVAALDRFQKLGFYTIGSFLGIPKRELRRRFGAAMVLRLEQALGIEDEVMVPLVPPVPYQERLPCLEPIKTDKGIEIAIEKLLQALCQRLQSEGKGLRKAILKCYRIDGKQVQAGISTNRGSHNLQHLQKLFGLQISKIEPALGIELFLLEAIKVEDVDPVQEKLWAGQPGLGDMALAELLDRIAGKVGPGRVMRYLPAEHYWPERSVKIALSLTEMPATAWRADRPRPIRLLRRPQPIEVMALLPDYPPKVFIHKGKRHIIAKADGPERIEREWWLDEGAHRDYYAVEDTNGQRYWLFRSGHYNNAPQWYLHGYFA comes from the coding sequence ATGCAAAAACGGTTTATGGTGATATGGTTCCGTCATTTACTTACCGACTGGTTAACGCTTAGCCGGCCGGAGTTAAAAGAACTGCCGCTTGTTTTTGTAGCACCCGAGCATAACCGGATAATTGTAATTGCCGCCAATGCCATGGCCGAAGCCGAAGGCATACATGCCGGTATGGCCCTTGCCGATGCAAAGGCGCTTGCTATTGGCTTAGAGGTGATGGATGCCATACCCAACAAGGCCGATCAATTATTACGGCGACTGGGCTTATGGTGCATCCGCTATACCCCCTTGGTTGCAGCCGCTTCACCAAACGGATTGATACTTGATATTTCGGGATGCGCCCACCTTTGGGGTGGCGAGCGGGGCTATTTAAAAGAATTGATTAATAAACTAAGAAATGCCGGTTACAATGCCCGCGGCGCAATAGCTGATACCATTGGCACGGCATGGGCTGTTGCGCGCTATGGCCAATTAACTCCCATTATTGCAAGCGGCACACAAATACAAGCCCTAACCAAGCTGCCACCGGCGGCACTACGCTTAGACGTAGCTGCACTTGATCGTTTTCAAAAGCTTGGTTTTTATACCATCGGTAGTTTTTTGGGTATCCCCAAGCGTGAGTTGCGCCGCCGTTTTGGCGCCGCAATGGTGTTGCGGCTTGAGCAGGCGCTGGGTATAGAAGATGAAGTAATGGTACCTTTAGTGCCGCCCGTACCTTACCAGGAACGCCTGCCCTGCCTTGAGCCCATAAAAACAGATAAGGGTATCGAAATTGCCATCGAAAAACTATTGCAGGCATTATGCCAGCGCCTGCAATCCGAGGGTAAGGGTTTACGCAAAGCCATACTAAAATGTTATCGCATAGATGGTAAACAGGTACAGGCAGGCATCAGCACCAACCGTGGCTCGCATAACCTGCAACACCTCCAAAAATTATTCGGCCTGCAAATCAGTAAAATAGAACCGGCCCTTGGTATCGAGCTGTTTTTGCTTGAGGCCATTAAGGTTGAAGATGTTGACCCCGTACAAGAAAAACTTTGGGCGGGCCAGCCAGGCCTGGGCGATATGGCTTTGGCCGAACTGCTCGACAGGATAGCGGGTAAAGTAGGGCCCGGACGGGTTATGCGCTATCTGCCTGCCGAACATTACTGGCCCGAACGATCTGTTAAAATTGCCTTATCCCTAACAGAGATGCCTGCAACGGCATGGCGCGCCGACCGCCCCCGCCCCATACGGCTATTGCGCAGGCCCCAACCGATAGAGGTAATGGCCTTATTGCCCGATTATCCACCCAAAGTTTTTATCCATAAAGGTAAAAGACATATCATAGCTAAAGCCGACGGCCCCGAACGCATTGAGCGCGAATGGTGGCTTGACGAAGGGGCGCACCGCGATTATTATGCCGTGGAGGATACAAACGGGCAACGCTATTGGCTTTTCCGCTCGGGGCATTATAATAATGCCCCGCAATGGTACTTACACGGTTATTTTGCTTAA
- a CDS encoding ImuA family protein, which translates to MYNKKDIISKLRQQILQQEGYRSPAEDTKEMIGLGPIEAAFPNGIFPLGTMHELVCSNTEQAAASGGFITGLLSVLMQKGGACLWVSLSDNLFPSALKAFGIEPHRIIFIKLAKDKDVLWVMEEALKCPGLAAVIGELRTIDFKQSRRFQLAVEHSHTTGFVLRNASKKIESTAAAARWQIKPLPSEPVDGLPGLGFPRWEVELLKVRNGLPGKWILQWHGGRFVPAPAATRDEQQLLVG; encoded by the coding sequence ATGTATAATAAAAAAGACATCATCAGTAAGCTCCGGCAGCAAATTCTTCAACAGGAAGGATACCGATCCCCCGCGGAAGACACAAAAGAGATGATTGGCCTGGGCCCTATCGAAGCCGCATTTCCAAACGGTATCTTTCCGCTCGGCACCATGCATGAGCTGGTATGCAGCAATACAGAGCAGGCGGCAGCCAGCGGCGGCTTTATTACCGGTTTACTTTCTGTACTGATGCAAAAAGGAGGTGCCTGTTTGTGGGTCAGCCTGTCGGATAATCTCTTTCCTTCTGCCTTAAAAGCTTTTGGCATTGAACCTCACCGCATAATATTTATCAAACTCGCTAAAGATAAAGATGTGTTATGGGTGATGGAAGAAGCACTGAAGTGCCCGGGTTTGGCAGCCGTTATTGGCGAATTGCGCACAATTGATTTTAAGCAATCACGCCGCTTCCAACTGGCTGTGGAGCATAGCCATACCACTGGTTTTGTGCTTCGTAATGCTTCAAAAAAAATAGAATCAACTGCGGCGGCAGCCCGTTGGCAAATTAAGCCACTGCCCAGTGAGCCTGTTGACGGCCTGCCCGGCCTGGGCTTCCCTCGCTGGGAAGTAGAATTATTAAAGGTGCGTAATGGCTTGCCTGGCAAATGGATACTGCAGTGGCATGGCGGGCGCTTTGTACCGGCACCAGCCGCAACCAGGGATGAACAACAATTATTAGTAGGGTAA
- a CDS encoding peptidyl-prolyl cis-trans isomerase, translating into MKIKIFIAILLVSPILSCNTTTKEYVVLQIGKYKLTTTEFELKRKAERYKLLTDQALEDKLIEDGRIVAFALDHGYDTISDLNKLTEYASRAYVASTDRSLLNGKVKPDFQLTDKAIKEAYLKRSQVYLLEVIWFPSKNLSDKYQAKAKDFNIIKQKVSGDKNIKIFNISLQFPYYPLSVYRRIDTVNTGDVIGPVETEDAYITAHVTSVRQVNQEPYEKEKARIKQELLLGLTQKSNWESQKRIFNEAKLEMDDAAIKELTSKFNAREKSWPGVDPELVLASYKLGSKRIKYSVSDFKEFVNNEPMFMGSLSAPEDVKKMLRTFITEQYLFAEALQMNIQANEEYRQFTQGYREKIFVEYYKRNHIYPKISIQPKEVEDYYSKHNNNFRVFESATVSVYKFRDIREAYHQRMVLSAKARDMVAPKKNIGVNSLLATDIEVNIKDQSNDPKLIKAILSLPPGQISAPIELKGEYWLISVSSRKGLITLPLSYAKEEITRVLQSQKEKQITAHLLEGMTTKYPVEKNNILQYLSSTKTTDYHL; encoded by the coding sequence ATGAAAATTAAAATTTTTATTGCTATTTTACTGGTTAGCCCCATTCTAAGTTGTAATACAACAACTAAAGAATACGTGGTTCTACAGATTGGTAAGTATAAACTTACAACAACGGAATTTGAGTTAAAAAGAAAAGCTGAGAGGTATAAGCTTCTTACTGATCAGGCTTTAGAAGATAAGCTAATTGAAGATGGTAGAATAGTTGCTTTCGCTTTAGATCATGGATACGATACCATTAGCGACTTAAATAAGCTTACAGAATATGCCTCACGGGCGTATGTTGCAAGTACTGATCGGTCCCTGTTGAATGGTAAAGTTAAGCCTGACTTTCAACTCACGGACAAGGCGATAAAAGAAGCATATCTCAAAAGGTCTCAAGTATACCTACTGGAGGTTATCTGGTTTCCTTCTAAAAATCTGTCAGATAAGTATCAGGCAAAGGCGAAAGATTTTAACATCATTAAGCAAAAGGTATCAGGTGACAAGAATATCAAGATTTTTAACATTTCTCTACAATTCCCTTATTACCCGCTTAGCGTTTATCGTCGTATCGACACAGTCAATACCGGGGATGTTATAGGTCCGGTTGAAACCGAAGACGCATACATAACAGCACATGTAACAAGTGTGCGGCAGGTAAACCAGGAGCCCTACGAAAAGGAGAAGGCCCGTATCAAACAGGAGTTGCTTTTGGGGCTAACACAGAAATCCAATTGGGAGAGCCAGAAACGCATATTTAATGAGGCTAAGCTTGAAATGGATGACGCTGCCATTAAAGAACTAACTTCAAAATTTAATGCCCGCGAAAAAAGCTGGCCCGGAGTTGATCCTGAACTGGTGCTTGCAAGCTATAAATTAGGCAGCAAACGGATTAAATATAGCGTATCGGATTTTAAGGAATTTGTGAATAACGAACCGATGTTTATGGGATCTCTTTCTGCACCGGAAGATGTAAAAAAAATGCTCCGCACCTTTATTACAGAACAATATTTGTTTGCAGAGGCTCTGCAAATGAATATACAGGCCAATGAGGAGTACCGGCAATTTACGCAGGGTTACAGGGAGAAGATCTTTGTTGAATATTACAAACGAAATCATATTTATCCGAAAATTTCTATCCAACCAAAAGAAGTGGAGGATTACTATAGTAAACACAATAACAATTTCAGGGTATTTGAATCTGCCACGGTTTCTGTTTATAAATTTAGAGATATCCGGGAAGCCTATCATCAGAGGATGGTGTTATCAGCAAAAGCAAGAGATATGGTGGCGCCCAAAAAGAATATCGGTGTTAACTCACTTTTAGCTACAGATATAGAAGTAAATATTAAAGACCAGAGCAATGATCCAAAACTGATCAAAGCTATTTTGAGCTTGCCTCCCGGACAGATTTCGGCTCCGATTGAGTTAAAGGGCGAATACTGGTTGATTTCAGTATCTTCCAGAAAGGGGCTAATTACTTTGCCTTTGAGTTACGCAAAAGAAGAAATAACGCGTGTATTACAATCCCAGAAAGAAAAACAGATAACCGCGCATTTGCTTGAAGGGATGACGACTAAATATCCGGTAGAAAAAAACAACATACTCCAATATTTATCCAGCACAAAAACAACCGACTACCATCTGTAA
- a CDS encoding hybrid sensor histidine kinase/response regulator transcription factor produces MVKLYYNILLVTICVSLCMMQDAFAQHKDMHFTSLTSKDGLPSNTINAILKDKYGLIWFATDDGLTKFNGLNFTIYRHDDKDSTSLSGNEISSLHEDRAGRIWIGTNEGLHLYDRQKNCFSAYRAKWMADGLSSNNVKNICSDSKGNIWIATLGGVNMLDPNTKHITKFNENHGAPTEICHGEVLSVYADSKEHIWVGTRNGLFRYHLRDKRFTAFKHLNDDPESICGDRIRAITEDKSGTLWFGTGSGLSSYDALHNRFHNIATKNNSDGLSNNTVYCLNIGDQQSLWIGTENGLDILNIQTGKISHHYPVARDISSLSGSSVRSILNDRDGISWIGTFEAGVNKFDRNLTFFGLKKSNPYDEFGLTAPIVSALATGDKGDIYVGTDGGGLSVYHPETGLFNHILLNGMNAESANLKILALERTKDGNLWMGTYQNGLVKLDPLRGRTEHYLKGDGEKALNNNEIFCLKEDKAGRLWIGTNGGGVDVYDPRTGLFIKYGPVAGRGIQYLQLNGYIRALEQDRKGRMWIGSYGTGVAIYDPLKKDFLALNLFNGTLPSNKINTFLEDHNGNMWVGSGGEGLIKVNADLKKFKLFSDKNGLPGGVVHKILEDQDGRIWVSTNKGISWLDPATEKITNYSSYNGVQNTSFKNGAGLITKDGTLYFGGGEGLNYVIPKSIKFNNRPPEIMLTELKIGDKTISGANQDVLDADISIAKTARFAYKENFSISFVALNFTSPQENHYYYRLKGFDKNWVNAGTKTTAYYTNLSPGQYTFEVKATNNDGVWSKKTASLEFNIAPPFWMSVWAYLLYIILTISSILYLRFRGIQKLKLEFKQEQAERESARLHELDGLKIKFLTNLSHDLRTPISLIMGPVEKLINHSPMDGDSMVQLKVVKRNARRLLNLVNQLLDFRKIEERELKLNPVMGDVIAFIREACESFQDLSEKKQIAFVIKSSIERLNIPFDPDKLERIMFNLLSNAFKFSSEGGKVMVVVYLKNTGRNNLENSLVVEVTDTGIGIKEESQAYIFERFYQSRALGAVADQGSGIGLSIVKEFVQMHGGHINVESVKGTGTTFHIELPFRLEEMAINPSGNSMSQTDMLLPVAPMKEGAVEQEVNGDENLPLILIVEDNEDFRFFMRDNLQQHYKVIEATNGLEGWQKALACHPELIVSDVMMPYLDGLELSRKLKTDKRTNHIPVILLTASSGEAKQLECLKSGANDYLNKPFSFEILNVRIKNLLTLNRTLRKTYTKHIKFSTTELKVKSVNEIFLASVVKYIEDNLTNAQLSVEDLSRHIGMSRGSLYNKLLETTGLTPVEFIRSIKLEKAAMLLENSDLNIAQIAYTVGFATPNYFAKSFKSKYDMLPSEYLGRKRKQERCVQGFSG; encoded by the coding sequence ATGGTAAAATTATACTACAATATCCTTTTGGTAACTATATGCGTATCGCTTTGTATGATGCAGGATGCATTTGCGCAACACAAAGATATGCATTTTACCAGCTTAACATCCAAGGACGGATTGCCCTCCAATACAATCAACGCTATCCTTAAAGATAAGTATGGTTTAATATGGTTTGCTACAGATGATGGCCTTACTAAGTTCAACGGCTTAAATTTTACTATTTACCGCCATGATGATAAAGACTCTACCAGTTTATCGGGAAATGAAATTTCCAGCTTACACGAAGATAGAGCGGGCCGAATTTGGATAGGCACAAACGAAGGGCTGCATTTGTATGATAGACAAAAAAATTGTTTTTCGGCTTACAGGGCAAAATGGATGGCTGATGGCCTCTCGAGCAACAATGTCAAAAATATTTGCAGTGATAGTAAAGGTAACATATGGATTGCCACATTGGGTGGTGTTAATATGCTTGATCCGAATACTAAGCACATAACCAAATTCAATGAAAACCATGGCGCTCCCACAGAAATTTGTCATGGGGAAGTACTTTCCGTTTATGCCGATAGCAAAGAGCATATCTGGGTTGGAACAAGAAATGGTTTATTTAGATACCACCTCCGCGACAAACGTTTTACCGCGTTCAAACACCTTAATGACGATCCCGAAAGCATCTGCGGGGATCGTATCAGGGCCATTACGGAAGACAAGTCAGGTACGCTTTGGTTTGGCACAGGCAGTGGCTTAAGCAGTTATGACGCATTACATAACCGCTTTCACAACATAGCTACCAAGAATAACTCAGATGGATTGAGCAATAACACCGTATATTGCCTCAACATCGGCGATCAGCAAAGCTTATGGATAGGAACCGAGAATGGATTGGATATCCTTAATATCCAAACGGGCAAAATTTCTCACCATTATCCGGTTGCACGCGACATTTCCAGCTTATCAGGCAGCTCCGTCCGCAGCATACTGAACGACAGGGATGGCATATCATGGATAGGTACTTTTGAAGCCGGGGTAAACAAGTTTGACCGCAACCTTACTTTTTTCGGATTAAAAAAAAGCAATCCTTACGACGAATTTGGACTTACCGCGCCAATTGTGAGCGCACTTGCAACTGGAGATAAAGGAGATATCTATGTTGGTACTGATGGCGGCGGCTTAAGCGTGTACCATCCGGAAACCGGCCTGTTTAACCATATTTTATTAAATGGCATGAACGCAGAGTCGGCCAACCTTAAAATACTCGCTTTGGAGCGCACTAAGGACGGAAACCTTTGGATGGGTACTTATCAAAACGGTTTAGTTAAGCTGGATCCCCTTCGGGGCCGTACGGAACATTATCTAAAGGGAGATGGTGAGAAAGCGCTCAACAACAATGAAATTTTTTGCCTGAAAGAAGATAAGGCCGGAAGGCTCTGGATTGGAACCAATGGCGGTGGAGTTGATGTATATGATCCCCGAACCGGGTTGTTTATAAAATACGGGCCAGTTGCGGGTCGTGGTATTCAGTATCTACAGCTCAATGGTTATATCCGTGCACTGGAACAGGACCGAAAGGGAAGAATGTGGATAGGATCATATGGAACAGGTGTGGCTATTTATGATCCGTTAAAGAAGGATTTTTTGGCACTTAACCTGTTCAACGGCACCCTGCCAAGCAATAAAATAAATACGTTTTTGGAAGATCACAACGGCAATATGTGGGTTGGCAGCGGAGGTGAGGGCCTTATTAAGGTTAATGCCGATCTTAAAAAATTTAAATTATTTAGTGATAAGAATGGCCTGCCAGGCGGGGTAGTACATAAAATATTAGAAGACCAGGACGGACGGATATGGGTTAGTACCAATAAAGGCATAAGCTGGCTGGACCCCGCCACCGAAAAAATTACTAATTACAGCTCTTACAACGGGGTGCAAAACACTTCGTTTAAAAATGGAGCGGGCTTGATTACAAAAGACGGCACCCTATACTTTGGTGGTGGCGAAGGCCTGAATTATGTTATTCCAAAATCTATTAAATTTAATAACCGCCCGCCCGAAATTATGTTAACCGAATTAAAAATCGGCGATAAAACAATTAGTGGTGCTAACCAGGATGTGCTTGATGCGGATATTTCTATAGCAAAAACTGCAAGGTTTGCCTATAAAGAAAACTTTTCGATCAGCTTTGTAGCGCTCAATTTTACCAGTCCGCAAGAAAACCATTACTATTACCGCTTAAAGGGATTTGACAAAAACTGGGTAAACGCCGGTACCAAAACCACCGCTTATTATACTAATTTAAGCCCTGGACAATATACTTTTGAAGTAAAAGCAACTAACAATGATGGGGTATGGAGTAAAAAAACGGCTTCTTTGGAGTTCAATATCGCCCCACCCTTCTGGATGAGCGTTTGGGCGTACCTGCTTTATATTATATTGACCATATCATCCATTCTATATTTGCGATTCCGCGGCATCCAAAAACTTAAACTTGAATTTAAGCAGGAACAAGCCGAAAGAGAATCGGCACGGCTGCACGAATTGGATGGGTTAAAAATTAAATTTCTTACCAACCTGAGCCATGATCTGCGCACCCCCATTTCATTGATCATGGGGCCTGTTGAAAAGCTGATCAACCACTCCCCTATGGACGGCGACTCGATGGTTCAGCTAAAAGTAGTAAAAAGAAATGCCAGGAGGTTGCTTAACCTGGTTAACCAGTTACTGGATTTCCGTAAGATAGAAGAGCGCGAGTTGAAACTCAATCCGGTAATGGGCGATGTAATTGCCTTTATCCGCGAAGCCTGCGAATCTTTCCAGGATCTTTCAGAAAAAAAACAGATCGCATTTGTTATTAAATCATCCATTGAGCGGCTGAACATCCCCTTCGATCCTGATAAGCTTGAACGTATCATGTTCAACCTCCTTTCTAATGCATTTAAATTCAGCTCCGAAGGAGGCAAGGTAATGGTGGTGGTATATCTTAAAAATACAGGCCGCAACAACCTCGAAAACTCGCTTGTTGTGGAAGTTACCGATACAGGCATCGGTATCAAAGAAGAAAGTCAGGCTTATATATTTGAGCGTTTTTACCAAAGCAGAGCCTTGGGCGCGGTAGCGGATCAGGGCAGTGGAATAGGATTGTCAATAGTTAAAGAATTTGTGCAAATGCATGGCGGCCATATAAACGTTGAAAGTGTAAAAGGGACTGGAACAACCTTTCATATTGAACTCCCTTTCCGGCTTGAAGAGATGGCGATTAATCCATCAGGTAACAGCATGTCACAAACTGACATGCTGTTACCTGTAGCACCTATGAAAGAAGGTGCGGTTGAACAGGAGGTAAATGGGGATGAGAATTTACCTTTGATATTGATTGTAGAAGATAACGAAGATTTTCGCTTTTTTATGCGTGATAACTTACAACAACACTATAAAGTTATTGAGGCTACTAATGGCCTTGAAGGATGGCAAAAAGCGCTGGCATGTCACCCGGAATTGATTGTAAGTGACGTTATGATGCCTTATTTGGATGGTTTGGAGCTCAGCCGAAAGTTAAAAACAGACAAAAGGACTAATCATATCCCCGTAATATTACTAACGGCATCATCCGGTGAAGCAAAGCAGCTTGAATGCCTCAAATCTGGTGCGAACGATTACCTGAACAAGCCGTTTAGTTTTGAAATTCTTAATGTAAGAATCAAAAATCTGCTAACTCTAAACCGGACTTTAAGAAAGACCTATACCAAGCATATCAAATTTTCGACCACGGAACTCAAGGTAAAATCTGTAAATGAAATATTTTTGGCATCGGTTGTAAAATACATCGAAGATAATTTAACCAATGCACAACTTTCAGTAGAGGATTTGAGCAGGCATATTGGCATGAGCAGAGGATCGCTATATAATAAGTTACTCGAAACCACCGGCCTTACGCCTGTAGAATTTATCCGCTCGATAAAATTGGAAAAGGCGGCGATGCTCTTGGAAAACAGCGACCTAAACATCGCACAGATTGCCTATACGGTTGGGTTTGCAACACCAAATTATTTTGCTAAATCCTTCAAATCCAAATATGACATGTTGCCGTCAGAATACCTGGGCCGGAAAAGAAAACAGGAGCGTTGTGTTCAGGGATTTTCGGGTTAG
- a CDS encoding sensor histidine kinase, which produces MIISPFIKTDYFTVRAFQGINQVRKTIFEHGSALVISEDSKPIGIITAHDLATRQHNLVIDCLTDKPKVTNNHLIPEVLSMMQKVHSDALMVYEGGELTGIVHKRDLTDYLCRSIEQQKTLVHSIAHDLKNPLSSVLSATYLLEDVDAGAEHKELVSLAQQACNYANGIINDLLFSDGHKNEPLNKERLELNELITDCVESFKIALQQKDIRLSTPIQVGECYIAADRIKLKRAFSNLISNAIKFTPSGGGISVITNQQDSHLLIAIKDSGIGISVEMQPHIFDKFTNAKRQGTNGEGSTGLGMFITKQIIEQHGGKIWFESQEQQGTTFYIKL; this is translated from the coding sequence ATGATAATTAGTCCTTTTATCAAAACAGATTATTTTACAGTACGTGCTTTTCAGGGAATTAACCAAGTTAGAAAAACGATATTTGAGCACGGAAGCGCGCTGGTAATTTCGGAAGACTCAAAGCCTATAGGCATTATTACGGCTCATGACCTGGCCACCCGTCAGCATAATTTGGTGATCGACTGCCTGACGGATAAGCCCAAAGTAACCAACAATCATCTTATCCCGGAAGTACTTTCTATGATGCAGAAAGTACATTCAGATGCCCTGATGGTTTATGAAGGTGGAGAGCTTACAGGGATAGTGCATAAAAGAGATTTGACGGATTATCTTTGCAGATCAATAGAGCAGCAGAAAACCCTGGTGCATAGTATTGCACACGACCTCAAAAATCCATTGTCGAGTGTTTTAAGTGCCACCTATCTCCTGGAAGATGTTGATGCCGGAGCCGAACATAAAGAACTTGTAAGCCTGGCGCAACAGGCGTGTAATTATGCCAACGGCATCATCAATGATCTGTTATTTAGTGATGGACATAAAAATGAACCGTTAAATAAAGAGCGGCTGGAGTTAAACGAGTTGATTACAGACTGCGTGGAATCTTTTAAGATCGCCCTTCAACAAAAAGATATCCGGTTAAGCACTCCTATACAAGTTGGCGAGTGTTATATAGCCGCCGACCGGATCAAGTTAAAACGTGCGTTTTCCAATTTGATATCCAACGCCATTAAATTCACACCTTCAGGCGGTGGTATCTCTGTTATAACCAATCAGCAGGATAGCCATTTGCTGATCGCTATCAAAGACAGTGGAATTGGTATTTCTGTCGAAATGCAGCCTCATATTTTCGATAAATTTACAAATGCCAAAAGGCAGGGCACTAACGGCGAGGGCTCTACAGGCCTGGGCATGTTTATCACCAAGCAAATTATTGAACAGCACGGGGGGAAGATATGGTTTGAAAGCCAGGAGCAACAAGGCACAACATTTTATATAAAACTGTAA